The following proteins are encoded in a genomic region of Papaver somniferum cultivar HN1 unplaced genomic scaffold, ASM357369v1 unplaced-scaffold_10, whole genome shotgun sequence:
- the LOC113326961 gene encoding F-box/kelch-repeat protein At3g06240-like — translation MPVHRIRGFNLAPPFTSTYYKVIGSVNGLVCLHGYGDHTTCICNPLTKEYVLLPNVKNNDHNIHCSTGFGYLPLTNEYKVVEVYELWREPGFTKVAVYTLGSGNGWRSVGKFDNMFGETYVEHSVFVNEALYWVDYVGGLVFVFDLAEEKFRKFSTPPLPLEKARYDFSIGVIGAALYYAIRYYCQITGCIWSDIWLQEKKNDEPLGWSEEFRLLGREPLAFTKSGGVLYFDGSSLGIYDAIASTSKKLVDSNAFIQISPHKNTLVKLRELGEEDIKLMDSVENEELASRDHLARWSWIHFLVCNLFSCFDFLPTVFSVSSLFVFFAYVFLIYVL, via the coding sequence ATGCCTGTTCATCGTATTAGAGGGTTCAATTTAGCACCTCCATTTACATCTACTTATTATAAGGTTATCGGTTCTGTTAATGGTTTAGTCTGTCTACATGGATATGGAGATCACACTACTTGTATTTGTAACCCCTTGACTAAAGAATATGTTTTGCTTCCCAATGTTAAGAATAATGATCATAATATTCATTGTTCGACTGGGTTTGGTTATCTTCCTTTAACTAATGAATACAAAGTTGTTGAAGTGTACGAGCTATGGAGAGAACCTGGCTTTACAAAGGTTGCTGTCTACACTCTTGGCAGTGGCAACGGGTGGAGATCTGTTGGGAAGTTTGATAATATGTTTGGTGAAACTTATGTCGAACATAGTGTCTTTGTGAACGAGGCGCTGTATTGGGTGGATTATGTAGGaggattggtttttgtttttgatttggctGAGGAAAAGTTTCGCAAGTTTTCAACCCCTCCTTTGCCACTTGAAAAGGCCAGGTATGATTTCTCTATAGGGGTTATTGGTGCGGCTTTATATTATGCTATCAGGTATTACTGTCAAATCACGGGATGCATTTGGAGTGACATATggttacaagaaaagaagaacgATGAGCCATTGGGTTGGAGTGAAGAGTTTCGTCTTCTCGGAAGAGAACCATTAGCCTTCACTAAGAGTGGTGGTGTTTTATATTTTGATGGTAGCTCTCTTGGTATTTACGATGCAATAGCTTCAACCTCAAAAAAGCTTGTGGATTCTAATGCATTTATACAAATATCGCCTCACAAGAACACCTTAGTGAAGTTGAGAGAATTGGGAGAAGAAGATATAAAATTAATGGATTCAGTTGAAAATGAAGAGTTAGCAAGCCGTGATCATCTAGCAAGATGGTCCTGGATACACTTTTTAGTTTGTAATTTattttcatgttttgattttcttcCCACTGTTTTCTCTGTCTCTTCTCTCTTTGTTTTTTTTGCTTATGTGTTTCTAATTTATGTATTGTAA